AATTCCTTCCGTGAGGTCTGGCCGCTCGAGAGGAAACCGGTGTCATAGGTCATCCCTTTGCCGCGCATAGGTGTGGTCCTTTCCGTCGATCAGGTTCGGTCGACGCCACACTAACCACCAATATGCGTGCACGCAATATTTCGCATACGCATCTTTCTGTGGCACGATTGGATCGTGACAACAAGGTCGGCGGGATTGCGCGAGCGAAAGAAGCAGGCCACTCGCGAGGCACTGCGGGAAGCGGCGCTGCGACTTGCCCTGGAACACGGACCGGACCACGTGCGGGTCGAGGACATCGCCGAGGCAGCCGGTGTCTCACCACGGACCTACAACAACTATTTCTCCAGCCGCGAGCAGGCGATCGTCGCCGCCATCACCGCCGAGCGAGAGGCGCGAGTCGCATCGGCGGTAACGGCTCAGCCTACGGAGATTCGCCTCGCCGACGCCGTCATCGAGGCGATCCTGGCGCAATACGCCGACCCGGATGAATGCCGTCGCGACGCTTTGGGGCTGATCACCACACATCCGGCACTGCGTGCGGTGTTCCTCGGCGCCACCGACACGATCTCGAAACCCCTCGCCGTCGCGATCGCCGAGCGCCTCGGCGATCGCGACGAACTCACTGCCAGTGTGCTCGCGGCAAGCGTGGGCGCCGCCATCCGCGTCGGACTCGAACAATGGCTGCAGCCGCCGGCAGGCGTGCCCGACACCGCAGGCTTCGTCGTCGTGTCCGGCTCGCTGCCCGACCTGCTTCGCGCCGCGCTCGCCCCACTCGTACCGGCATTCGACGCAGCAGAGAAGGGGCCGCGAGCTCAACCCGCACATCGGTGAGGGGCCTTTCCGCCCCGGATGATGGTCTATTCATCGGGGGTATCGCCGGATCCTGCCAGGCAGCGATCCCGCTGCGGCACAATGCGACTCGGCCCTGTTGTCCAGAGCGTGGCGGAGAGGTGGGCCGATGGTGGCGAACGTGATGGCTAGGCGATATCCGCACGATTTTCGGCCGATACTGTGGCGACCCCGTCAGGGCAACGCCAGCACCCGGCACGGGCCGCCGGTGCCGCCGACGTGCGCGGGCGCGCCGACGACGACGCTCGCGCCGGTCGGCGGAACCGCGCCCAGATTGGCCAGCATCTCCACGCCGTAGCGCCCGGCCCCGAGAAAGGCGGTGTGCGCACCGTATTCACGATCCGAGCCCGGATCCAGGCTCAGCGTATCCACGCCGGCGCCGACGATATCGCGCTGCGCCACCAGGTATTCCGCGGCATCGGTGGCGAATCCGGGCGCATGCGGGGTCCCTTGGCTGTCGAGATTGACGAAGGCCGAGGGCACCGCGAGCCGATGCTCCCATCCGGAATACATAGCGACGAAGGCGCGTTCGGGAATGCGGCCGTAGATCCGTTCGAACGCGTCGATATCGTCGATGGTCACCGTGGCGTCGACGTGGAAGGCGGCCTTCGCGCTGATATCGATGACGATCAGCGGTGCGACCAGATCGGTCGCCGACGGCGTATCGACCGACACCCCGCCCGGCACTCGATGCAGCGGCGCATCGAGATGCGTTCCGGTGTGCTCCCACAGCGCTATCGCGTTCTGATCGAATCCGCCCAGCACATGTCCGGCCACCGGGACCATCGCGAACGGCGGATTACCCGGCCACACGGGAGTATCGGGTCCCAGCGGATGGGTCAGATCGACCACCGATCCGCCGCGGCCGGCTGAGGCCATCGCGAGCGCCGCGAGACCGGCGGCGCCGAGTAGGGCGCGGCGTGGCGGGCGCGGCGTGAGATCGGCGCCGTCGTGGGCGAGTTGGACAATGCGAGGTGCGCACATATGCCCCGCAGCTTAACCGCTGCCGCACCGGCGGCGGCAGGTCACTCCAGATCGTAGGCGGTCGGATGCCGCGGTTCGTACAGGCCGATGTCCGCGGCGCCCGGGACAGCGAGAGTGATCAGGCGTCCCCACCGCTGTTCGGTGATCTCACTGGTGAATTCGACGCCCTTGGCTCGCAGATCCGCGACCGTGGCCGTCAGATCGTCGCACATCAAATACAGCTCCAGCATTCCACCCGCGGCCACGGGAGCGGGGTGCACGGCGAGTTCGGCCGGCGGCGACCGGAAGATCGGCCACCCGTGGCCGGCATCGACATGGGGCAGACCGAGCACATCGCGCAGGAAAGCACGGGCGCGATCGGCGTCGGCCGCGTACATGATGGTATGCGCACCGATGATCATGCGCCCAAGCTATCAGTGCACTACGGTTTGCGGGCCAGAGCGCACGAAATCAGCTGTTCCCACAGGGTGAGCTCACGGACGGCGGGACCGATGCGCGAGACCGTCTCGTCGGGCTCGGCGGGCCGCCAGCGAGCGCAGATCTCCAGACCCGGCTCGAGCACCTCGAGGTCGCCGAACAGACCGAGGATCTCCTCGTCCGAACGCCAGCGCCCACGGCCGAAGGTGGCCTGCAACTTGCCCTCCGCGGCCTGGGTCTCCTCGTTGAAACCGGTGCGGAAGTGCGAGATGTACACCTGCGAATCCGACGGAATCCGGTCGGCCCACCACGCCACCAGATCGGCGGGATTCTCGTCGTCGTTGAGGTGATGCAGGATCGCGCTGAACAGCACCGCGACCGGTTGATCGAAATCGATGAGCGCGCGCAGATCCGGGTTGGAGAAGATCGAGTCCGGCTCGCGCAGATCGGCATGCAGCACCGTGGTGTTCTCGTCCTCGGACAGCAGCGCGCGGCTGTGGGCCAGCACGATCGGATCGTTGTCCACGTACACCACCCGGGGGCTGTCGAGATGACGCTGCGCCACCTGATGGACGTTGTCGACGGTCGGCAGACCGCTGCCCATATCGATGAACTGCCGCACACCGGAGCCGGCGATATCACCGACCGCTCGGATCATGGCCTGCCGGTTGGCGTAGGCGATCGCCACCGATCCCGGCAGGTCCTTGATGAAGAAGTCCCCGACCTCCCGGTCGACCGCATAGTTGTCGCGGCCGCCCAGCAGGTAGTCGTAGACGCGGGCGATGCTGGGCTTGGACTGATCCACCTGGGCGGCGCTGTCGGTCATGACACCTGTTCCTGTGCGCGGGGTTGTGGTGCGGCCGATCCTAGAGGGGCCGTTGGCGTTGCGGAACATCGTTGCCGAGAACCCTTGCGGGCGCGCCGGTTACCGTCGTCATCCGCTCACGAAGCCCACCGCGTTGCGAGCCAGATCCAGCAGCGGCTGAGGGACGATACCCAGGGCCAGGGTCACCGCGCCGGTGAACGCGATGACGACCGTCGTGACCGGTGCGGTGATCACGACCGGCGGCGCGTCCGGCGGGTCGGTGAAGAACATCTGCACGATGACCCGGATGTAGAAGAACGCCGCGATGGCGCTGGAGATCACACCGACGATCACCAGCACCGCCGCGTCGGCGCCCGCGGCCGCCGCGAACACCGCGAATTTGCTGATGAACCCGCTCGTCAACGGAATACCCGCGAAGGACAGCAGAAACAACGCGAAAACCGTGGCCAGCCACGGAGATCGGCGGCCGAGCCCCGCCCAGGCCGACAACGCGGTCGCCTCGTCGCCCACCCGGTCCCGGACCAGGGTGACCACCGCGAACGCGCCCACGGTGCTGACGCCGTAGGCGGCCAGATAGAACAGCACCGACGACACACCGTCGGCGTCGGCCGCCACCAGCGCCGTGAGGATGAAGCCGGCATGTGCGATGGAGGAGTAGGCCAGCATCCGTTTCACATCGGTCTGCGTGACGGCCAGCACGGCGCCGAGCACCATCGTGGCGATCGATACCGCGGCGAGGATCGGACGCCAATCCGCACTCAGTCCCGGGACCGCGACCTGCAGAACGCGCAGCAGCGCACCGACCGCGGCGATCTTGGTGGCGGCCGCCATGAACGCGGTCACGGCCGTCGGCGCGCCCTGATACACATCGGGCACCCACGACTGGAACGGCACGGCGCCGATCTTGAACAGCAATCCGACCGCCAGCATGGCGACGCCCAGCACCGCAAGGGTTTTCGAGCCGGAATCCCGGGCCACCGCCGCGGCGATACCGGAGAACCGGACGGTACCGGCATATCCGTACAGCAGCGCCATCCCGTACAGGAAGAAGGCAGAGGCGAAAGCGCCCAGCAGGAAGTACTTCATCGCCGATTCCTGCGAGAGCAACCGCCGCCGGCGGGCGAGTCCGCACAGCAGATACAGCGGCAGCGACAGCACCTCGAGGGCGACGAACATCGACAGCAGATCGTTGGAGGCCGGGAACAGCAGCATGCCGCCCACCGCGAACAGTGTGAGCGGAAAGACCTCGGTGGTGGTGATTCCGGCTCGGGCCGCGGCGATCTCGTCCGAAC
The genomic region above belongs to Nocardia spumae and contains:
- the nuoN gene encoding NADH-quinone oxidoreductase subunit NuoN; this translates as MNQLLAATVPAPSIEYHALSPMLIVFGAAVAGVLVEAFLPRSWRYRLHLVLALGGLAAALAAVIALAGTHATVAVGAVAIDNVTLMLQGTILVVAILAVALMAERGIEARMARAGREGPGTWSRAAATASGAVVIDAFTPQAAAVPGSSDEIAAARAGITTTEVFPLTLFAVGGMLLFPASNDLLSMFVALEVLSLPLYLLCGLARRRRLLSQESAMKYFLLGAFASAFFLYGMALLYGYAGTVRFSGIAAAVARDSGSKTLAVLGVAMLAVGLLFKIGAVPFQSWVPDVYQGAPTAVTAFMAAATKIAAVGALLRVLQVAVPGLSADWRPILAAVSIATMVLGAVLAVTQTDVKRMLAYSSIAHAGFILTALVAADADGVSSVLFYLAAYGVSTVGAFAVVTLVRDRVGDEATALSAWAGLGRRSPWLATVFALFLLSFAGIPLTSGFISKFAVFAAAAGADAAVLVIVGVISSAIAAFFYIRVIVQMFFTDPPDAPPVVITAPVTTVVIAFTGAVTLALGIVPQPLLDLARNAVGFVSG
- a CDS encoding VOC family protein is translated as MIIGAHTIMYAADADRARAFLRDVLGLPHVDAGHGWPIFRSPPAELAVHPAPVAAGGMLELYLMCDDLTATVADLRAKGVEFTSEITEQRWGRLITLAVPGAADIGLYEPRHPTAYDLE
- a CDS encoding TetR/AcrR family transcriptional regulator codes for the protein MTTRSAGLRERKKQATREALREAALRLALEHGPDHVRVEDIAEAAGVSPRTYNNYFSSREQAIVAAITAEREARVASAVTAQPTEIRLADAVIEAILAQYADPDECRRDALGLITTHPALRAVFLGATDTISKPLAVAIAERLGDRDELTASVLAASVGAAIRVGLEQWLQPPAGVPDTAGFVVVSGSLPDLLRAALAPLVPAFDAAEKGPRAQPAHR
- a CDS encoding cyclase family protein, with amino-acid sequence MCAPRIVQLAHDGADLTPRPPRRALLGAAGLAALAMASAGRGGSVVDLTHPLGPDTPVWPGNPPFAMVPVAGHVLGGFDQNAIALWEHTGTHLDAPLHRVPGGVSVDTPSATDLVAPLIVIDISAKAAFHVDATVTIDDIDAFERIYGRIPERAFVAMYSGWEHRLAVPSAFVNLDSQGTPHAPGFATDAAEYLVAQRDIVGAGVDTLSLDPGSDREYGAHTAFLGAGRYGVEMLANLGAVPPTGASVVVGAPAHVGGTGGPCRVLALP
- a CDS encoding SAM-dependent methyltransferase; the encoded protein is MTDSAAQVDQSKPSIARVYDYLLGGRDNYAVDREVGDFFIKDLPGSVAIAYANRQAMIRAVGDIAGSGVRQFIDMGSGLPTVDNVHQVAQRHLDSPRVVYVDNDPIVLAHSRALLSEDENTTVLHADLREPDSIFSNPDLRALIDFDQPVAVLFSAILHHLNDDENPADLVAWWADRIPSDSQVYISHFRTGFNEETQAAEGKLQATFGRGRWRSDEEILGLFGDLEVLEPGLEICARWRPAEPDETVSRIGPAVRELTLWEQLISCALARKP